A window of the Haloquadratum walsbyi C23 genome harbors these coding sequences:
- the hepT gene encoding type VII toxin-antitoxin system HepT family RNase toxin: MVDERVMCLTLEQIEQYYNELKTKRETLPRQEFLSSITEQRAVERMFEDAIQACVDLVQHIASREFGFGVRISKGAIRILDREEVTTEETADTLVAAIGFRGTRPGAPY; this comes from the coding sequence GTGGTTGACGAACGAGTTATGTGCCTTACACTCGAGCAGATTGAGCAATATTACAATGAACTCAAAACAAAACGAGAGACACTGCCCCGGCAAGAATTCCTCTCGAGTATAACGGAGCAGCGTGCCGTCGAACGGATGTTCGAAGACGCGATTCAGGCGTGTGTCGATCTCGTTCAACACATCGCCTCACGAGAATTCGGATTCGGTGTGAGGATATCTAAGGGCGCAATTAGAATACTTGATCGTGAGGAAGTGACTACCGAAGAGACGGCTGACACCCTTGTCGCCGCAATCGGGTTTCGAGGGACGAGACCCGGTGCTCCATACTAG
- a CDS encoding ribbon-helix-helix protein, CopG family → MAKEKFGVAVDEEIVREVDELVAECDELGVSRSEIVETILTAFVHSESNHAERVREIIIRKRKGTL, encoded by the coding sequence ATGGCAAAAGAGAAATTCGGAGTCGCTGTTGACGAGGAAATCGTGCGAGAAGTGGATGAACTGGTTGCTGAGTGTGACGAACTCGGAGTCAGCCGTTCCGAGATTGTTGAGACCATCCTCACAGCGTTCGTTCACTCCGAGTCAAACCACGCTGAGCGAGTGAGAGAAATCATAATTCGGAAACGAAAAGGCACTCTCTAA
- a CDS encoding DUF4330 family protein — protein sequence MDIIDDEGRLFGAVNIIDALVVLLVLAVTVAGVALVFGQSDEPAPEPEPETDTVYATLDLGTQSSTIATVINEGDTYEVTDSNSLTISDLYVTPNGDGRPRVLARVALTGQLSDQYDGISYDGAPPRLGRTLEIVTGEYRVDGRIRALGDAQTISQDPATVVVSDRLSRSAAQAIAVGDAIRVAGRTTGTVEDLAVYATDDPNAHQVYAQLNVSATQRQGELRFGGSILTNGASITLPGDEYTLSGTVERVGGGLDRATRNVLITNVIDATDTKQITPGDISSVAGYRTAAVERVTVYDTNNPDRKRVFMGLSLTTVQHTDRPQFGEMTVQRGNNVSVQTDAYRLVGQIQRTGALEQRGRVTTRTMTFRLAGVREGRASSIQPGLTERSGEDTIVQVTDVNRRPSTILIRGDDGSLGVFDHPTNRDVTITARVQVRQTTDGVRVKGQPVRQGEQVTIDLGVTTIRPTVTGIQ from the coding sequence GTGGATATAATCGACGACGAGGGACGACTCTTCGGTGCAGTCAATATTATTGATGCGCTTGTTGTGCTTCTTGTGCTCGCAGTTACTGTCGCCGGCGTTGCACTCGTGTTTGGGCAAAGTGATGAGCCAGCACCCGAACCCGAACCCGAGACAGACACTGTCTATGCAACACTTGATTTAGGAACTCAATCATCAACGATTGCAACAGTCATCAATGAGGGCGACACATACGAGGTGACAGATTCGAACTCACTCACGATATCCGATCTGTATGTCACGCCGAATGGAGATGGACGCCCGCGGGTACTTGCTCGCGTGGCACTTACTGGACAGTTGAGTGATCAATACGACGGCATCTCATATGATGGTGCTCCACCGCGGCTTGGGCGAACGCTTGAGATTGTCACTGGCGAGTATCGCGTCGACGGACGCATCCGAGCACTCGGGGATGCTCAGACTATCTCACAGGATCCGGCAACGGTCGTTGTCTCTGATCGACTCTCTCGCAGCGCCGCACAGGCGATTGCTGTCGGTGATGCAATTCGTGTTGCTGGACGAACGACTGGCACTGTTGAGGATCTTGCGGTATACGCGACTGATGATCCAAATGCGCATCAAGTGTATGCGCAACTCAATGTCTCGGCAACACAACGACAGGGTGAACTCCGATTTGGGGGAAGCATATTGACAAATGGGGCGTCAATCACGCTCCCAGGTGATGAGTACACGTTGAGTGGAACGGTTGAGCGCGTTGGTGGTGGACTTGACCGTGCAACACGCAATGTGCTCATTACGAATGTTATCGATGCAACGGATACCAAACAAATCACCCCTGGTGATATTTCATCTGTGGCAGGATACCGAACTGCTGCTGTCGAACGTGTTACTGTCTATGATACGAATAATCCTGACCGCAAGCGTGTGTTCATGGGACTTTCACTAACCACAGTCCAACATACTGATCGTCCACAGTTCGGGGAGATGACTGTGCAACGCGGAAACAATGTTTCCGTTCAAACGGATGCATACCGGCTCGTTGGGCAAATTCAACGCACCGGAGCACTCGAACAGCGCGGACGGGTGACAACCCGAACAATGACATTCCGTCTTGCAGGAGTTCGCGAAGGACGAGCGAGTAGTATCCAGCCAGGTCTTACTGAGCGAAGTGGTGAAGATACGATTGTCCAAGTGACAGATGTCAATCGTCGTCCATCGACAATTCTCATTCGTGGTGATGATGGATCCCTCGGTGTGTTTGATCATCCGACGAACCGCGATGTGACAATTACGGCGCGAGTCCAGGTTCGACAGACGACTGACGGCGTTCGTGTGAAAGGACAACCAGTACGACAGGGTGAGCAAGTGACGATTGATCTTGGGGTGACGACGATTCGACCGACGGTTACTGGGATTCAATGA
- a CDS encoding DUF7342 family protein has protein sequence MWTETTHTRNRIRSVAFGLRDPATVAIIADCIQCSADAAWTHLEEFVTLGIVRKYE, from the coding sequence GTGTGGACAGAAACGACACATACTCGAAATCGAATCCGCAGTGTTGCCTTTGGACTCCGTGACCCCGCAACGGTAGCGATAATCGCCGATTGCATACAGTGCTCGGCGGACGCTGCATGGACTCATCTTGAGGAGTTTGTCACACTTGGAATCGTCCGGAAATATGAATAG
- a CDS encoding DUF7342 family protein, with translation MTTADICSELWEGDVNEAAIEQWKVDTSTFDRVRHVSDVTTEPQAVSAIAERAHVSESTARKYLSILAETGCVKVINTESETRYMRAPQMLAMKRIAAIHREHTKTEIRNTIRDLKTELNNFQKQYDVATVDELTLELEPGDDGWRDITRWQQIEENLEIAQAALSLYDFDPDDSHAAAVRVANQFG, from the coding sequence ATGACAACAGCCGATATTTGCTCCGAACTGTGGGAGGGTGACGTGAACGAGGCTGCGATTGAACAGTGGAAGGTGGATACAAGTACGTTCGACCGTGTTCGCCATGTCAGTGATGTCACGACTGAACCGCAGGCAGTCAGTGCGATAGCTGAACGAGCGCATGTGAGCGAGTCGACTGCGCGAAAATATCTCTCTATACTAGCGGAGACTGGTTGTGTCAAAGTAATCAACACAGAGTCCGAAACGCGGTATATGCGTGCTCCACAAATGCTGGCAATGAAGCGCATCGCAGCGATTCATCGTGAACATACAAAAACTGAAATCCGGAACACAATTCGAGATCTCAAGACTGAACTCAATAATTTCCAAAAGCAATACGATGTTGCTACCGTCGACGAACTCACTCTTGAGCTGGAACCCGGCGACGATGGCTGGCGAGATATCACCCGCTGGCAACAGATCGAAGAAAATCTTGAGATTGCACAGGCGGCGCTCTCGCTCTATGATTTCGATCCTGACGATAGCCACGCTGCTGCGGTTCGTGTTGCTAATCAGTTCGGGTGA
- a CDS encoding DUF7437 domain-containing protein, which yields MDTEHVVISATPVLIDAIGRQRESEDIRVFVDRQGVSKLAAALHYTLRIIDGGFTQRTGTNKLGVHPVEGLTVFTALQDVVEEAVAHDPYLNQID from the coding sequence TTGGATACCGAACATGTTGTCATCAGTGCCACACCCGTCTTGATTGATGCGATTGGTCGACAACGCGAGAGCGAGGATATTCGCGTGTTTGTTGACCGACAGGGAGTTTCCAAACTGGCTGCCGCGCTCCATTACACGCTTCGGATTATAGATGGCGGCTTCACGCAGCGAACAGGTACAAACAAGCTCGGTGTCCATCCTGTTGAGGGGCTGACTGTGTTCACGGCGCTGCAAGATGTTGTCGAGGAGGCTGTGGCACATGACCCATATCTTAATCAGATCGACTGA
- a CDS encoding DUF7342 family protein — MTDSAGVEAWKEQTTAFDRIQSVASAVSQPQPVSHIAAEAHVAENTARNHLTRLVELNVLLRSDQDGTALYAPDPLHTRMQMLRDLLDEHDRDGLIQLKTSLQSQIEDWQEQYNTESPSELRNRAAETKTAAQTREMRNIASDWELILYRLSIVEDAIENYNTYSKDFQLSA, encoded by the coding sequence ATGACTGACTCTGCTGGTGTTGAAGCCTGGAAAGAGCAGACAACTGCGTTTGACCGCATCCAGTCAGTTGCCAGTGCTGTCTCTCAGCCACAGCCTGTCTCTCACATTGCGGCTGAGGCTCATGTTGCCGAAAATACAGCCCGAAATCATCTTACGCGACTTGTTGAATTGAACGTGCTGTTGAGGAGCGATCAGGATGGGACAGCTCTATACGCCCCTGATCCGCTCCACACCCGAATGCAGATGCTTCGAGACTTACTCGACGAACATGATCGTGATGGGCTCATTCAATTGAAGACTTCCTTGCAATCCCAGATTGAAGATTGGCAGGAACAGTATAATACAGAATCACCAAGCGAGCTTCGCAACCGTGCAGCAGAGACAAAGACGGCTGCTCAGACACGCGAAATGCGGAACATAGCAAGCGATTGGGAACTCATATTGTATCGCCTTTCTATCGTTGAGGATGCAATCGAGAATTACAATACATACAGCAAGGACTTCCAACTGTCAGCCTGA
- a CDS encoding AbrB/MazE/SpoVT family DNA-binding domain-containing protein, which yields MATEEGPEETKVGDQGMVTIPADLRRRLDIEPGDKLRWTTNEEGDLSIEIIHQREGVFDDFEPVDAGETDAAEVESEFGAE from the coding sequence ATGGCAACTGAAGAAGGTCCTGAGGAAACGAAGGTGGGCGACCAGGGGATGGTGACAATCCCTGCCGATCTCCGTCGACGTCTCGACATCGAGCCGGGGGACAAGCTTCGGTGGACCACCAACGAAGAGGGGGACCTATCCATCGAGATCATCCATCAGCGTGAGGGCGTCTTTGACGACTTCGAGCCGGTGGATGCTGGCGAGACGGACGCAGCCGAGGTCGAGAGCGAGTTCGGGGCGGAATGA
- a CDS encoding undecaprenyl-diphosphate phosphatase, with translation MAESVIVAIILGALQGLFEWLPISSEGNITVILAALGRKPGDAVTLALFLHLGTAVSATAYYRTTIYELIDAGITQLRGGESDAPLVFYIVATGVSGVVGIGSYAILQEIVSALTGGAVVIAIGALLIIMGGFQRVSPGGEVVASPDPSIIDAILVGAAQGIAILPGITRSGMTTGTLLLRGYDGSDAFRLSFVLSIPAAIGGGVLAAVDSGLQGLTPTAAIAAFITAAIVGYVSIDVLLRIVERVAFWAVCIGLGTAAIVGGVLVI, from the coding sequence ATGGCGGAGTCAGTCATTGTCGCAATCATTCTCGGTGCACTACAGGGTCTCTTTGAGTGGCTCCCAATATCCAGTGAGGGGAATATCACCGTCATTCTCGCTGCACTTGGAAGAAAACCAGGCGATGCCGTTACCCTCGCGTTATTCTTGCATCTTGGAACAGCCGTCTCGGCGACTGCATACTACCGAACGACGATTTATGAATTAATCGACGCAGGAATAACCCAACTCCGCGGCGGCGAGAGTGATGCACCACTCGTGTTTTATATAGTTGCAACAGGTGTTTCAGGAGTTGTCGGCATCGGGAGTTACGCTATCCTACAAGAAATTGTCTCAGCACTCACTGGTGGTGCCGTCGTCATTGCGATTGGTGCATTACTGATTATAATGGGCGGATTTCAGCGTGTGTCTCCTGGAGGAGAGGTCGTCGCATCACCGGATCCGAGCATTATTGATGCAATCCTAGTCGGGGCAGCACAAGGGATTGCGATCCTCCCCGGAATCACACGCTCAGGGATGACGACTGGAACGCTATTATTACGTGGGTATGACGGGAGTGATGCATTCCGACTCTCGTTCGTGTTATCGATTCCTGCAGCAATCGGTGGAGGGGTTCTCGCCGCAGTCGACTCCGGATTACAGGGACTCACACCGACGGCTGCGATTGCCGCATTCATCACAGCAGCGATTGTTGGGTATGTCAGTATTGATGTGCTCTTACGAATCGTTGAGCGAGTCGCATTTTGGGCTGTCTGCATCGGACTTGGGACAGCAGCGATTGTTGGTGGAGTTTTGGTAATCTGA
- a CDS encoding undecaprenyl-diphosphate phosphatase: MTIRTLNSWAGYHAGVVTSHATTRSHVSSASTNSLLKLSFVLSIPAAIGGGVLAAVDSGLQGLTPTAAIAAFITAAIVGYLSIDLLLRIIERVAFWAVCIGLGTAAIVGGVLVI, from the coding sequence ATGACAATCCGCACGTTGAACAGCTGGGCGGGATACCACGCCGGAGTGGTCACGTCACATGCGACGACAAGGTCCCACGTTTCGAGTGCGTCTACGAACTCCCTCTTGAAACTCTCGTTCGTGTTATCGATTCCTGCAGCAATCGGTGGAGGGGTTCTTGCCGCAGTCGACTCCGGATTACAGGGACTCACACCGACGGCTGCGATTGCCGCATTCATTACAGCAGCGATTGTTGGATATCTCAGTATTGATCTGCTCTTACGAATCATTGAGCGAGTCGCGTTTTGGGCTGTCTGCATCGGACTTGGGACAGCAGCGATTGTTGGTGGAGTTTTGGTAATCTGA
- a CDS encoding capsular polysaccharide export protein, LipB/KpsS family → MKRKALNLASTLSVSQPLISLYDNFVNQITPKLNVCDEISSFELRNKEREGYILLTLIPGIKPTGIFTLATAFKLKGYQPIILYNNGMLPIKPSTRYYTNSQAALDIQRYRINLFEKNFRISPISINDILDENYDCDLDGSISTIDSFNYNGIDLSPYAVASTRKYLQKYTLNNDEDRVMDPYRKFIKAGAIMLDSTQWLVNKFDIEAALLVEPAYVHGGIPAKICSKNGINAYTRGGGYQFGKVSFGRASNRNPFPNFANEETVLSAINTGLSSLQKNRVQEVMKRRETGEIVSTYYTTENKVSVDSSKDHIVGIFSHLLWDGALAPKQSIYRNIFDWLSDIINIGAQNKNTHFVIKSHPAELIKGTDQSVGDWIEQTYDTLPSNFTFLPPDTDVNTYSLIRDLDAGIVYASTVGLEMAYHGVPVITGGYPPYHGFGVTHDPKNQAEFKTMVKNIKSLDCNKNMKKKAKRLAYLLFVSKCFDYPYSSIESGQHIYITQERILSNDAINNIVNRILNGKEVIKPHWQHSK, encoded by the coding sequence ATGAAGAGGAAAGCACTTAATCTTGCTTCAACACTTAGTGTATCACAGCCGTTGATATCTTTATATGATAATTTTGTCAATCAAATCACTCCCAAATTAAACGTATGTGATGAAATTAGTTCGTTTGAGTTAAGAAATAAAGAACGTGAGGGATATATACTCTTAACTCTAATACCAGGAATAAAGCCAACTGGGATATTTACGCTAGCTACTGCATTTAAACTAAAGGGATATCAGCCAATCATTTTGTATAATAATGGAATGTTACCCATTAAGCCAAGCACTCGGTATTATACTAACTCCCAGGCCGCTCTAGATATACAACGTTACAGAATAAATTTATTTGAGAAGAATTTTCGAATTTCCCCTATTAGTATCAACGATATACTTGATGAAAATTATGATTGTGATTTGGATGGATCCATATCTACTATTGATTCATTTAATTATAATGGTATTGATTTGTCACCTTATGCAGTTGCCTCTACACGGAAGTATCTACAGAAGTATACACTTAATAACGATGAAGATCGTGTTATGGATCCATATCGTAAATTTATCAAAGCCGGGGCTATAATGTTAGATTCGACTCAATGGCTTGTAAATAAATTTGATATAGAAGCTGCTCTTCTTGTTGAACCAGCCTATGTTCACGGTGGTATTCCTGCGAAAATTTGTTCAAAGAATGGTATAAATGCATACACACGTGGTGGTGGATACCAGTTTGGGAAAGTCAGTTTTGGGCGAGCTTCTAATAGAAATCCGTTCCCGAATTTTGCTAATGAAGAGACTGTACTTTCTGCAATTAATACGGGATTGTCATCACTGCAAAAAAATCGAGTGCAGGAAGTCATGAAACGAAGAGAGACTGGTGAGATTGTGAGCACATATTATACTACCGAAAATAAAGTATCTGTAGATAGCTCAAAAGATCATATTGTTGGTATTTTTTCACACTTGTTGTGGGATGGGGCATTAGCACCTAAGCAGTCCATTTATCGGAATATATTTGATTGGTTAAGCGATATAATTAATATTGGCGCACAAAATAAAAATACACACTTTGTAATAAAATCACATCCCGCAGAGCTAATAAAAGGCACTGACCAAAGTGTTGGTGACTGGATTGAGCAGACATATGATACCTTACCTTCCAATTTTACATTTCTCCCGCCGGACACTGACGTAAATACGTATTCATTAATCCGCGATCTCGATGCAGGTATTGTGTATGCTTCAACAGTTGGATTAGAGATGGCATATCACGGAGTTCCTGTTATTACTGGTGGATATCCACCATATCATGGATTTGGGGTAACACATGATCCAAAAAACCAAGCAGAATTTAAAACTATGGTCAAAAACATCAAAAGTTTAGATTGTAATAAGAATATGAAAAAGAAGGCAAAGAGACTTGCCTACCTATTATTTGTTTCAAAGTGTTTTGATTATCCATACTCATCAATTGAATCTGGTCAACATATATATATTACACAAGAAAGAATACTTTCAAATGACGCGATAAATAACATAGTTAATAGGATATTAAATGGGAAAGAAGTGATTAAACCGCACTGGCAGCATTCGAAATAA
- a CDS encoding AbrB/MazE/SpoVT family DNA-binding domain-containing protein has protein sequence MSESTRVTEKGQATIPHELREKYGINPGDEVVWMDTGEGIVVKKRTRTGGRGMLVPDDTSDAKREEIAEELGQRVRNRRDRNYEEV, from the coding sequence ATGAGTGAGTCTACTCGTGTCACAGAGAAGGGTCAGGCGACGATCCCTCACGAACTCCGCGAGAAATATGGCATAAATCCCGGTGACGAGGTCGTCTGGATGGACACTGGTGAGGGGATCGTGGTGAAAAAGCGTACTCGTACCGGCGGACGTGGGATGCTCGTTCCTGATGACACCTCGGATGCGAAGCGTGAGGAGATCGCCGAAGAATTGGGACAGCGCGTTCGAAATCGCCGCGATCGGAACTACGAAGAAGTCTGA
- a CDS encoding ArsR family transcriptional regulator: MSYDTEHVRNAGDTPRMITGIPTFTELLENPSLASLYTSIRRSATATAPELVEATTVSKKTVYDYLHKLEQAGLISKAGDDAGTAVYTAEEFELILTVRETEVSITPELIEVIAQKNEYPPIKRVLEEHGIVTFALAYDLVKAHSEGDVTIRQIASLTDLSPGTAYDLVEALYSILDLGDDESPPTTYTPDDFDEDEGNLLEEFADKQTE, translated from the coding sequence ATGAGCTACGATACAGAACACGTGCGAAATGCGGGGGACACTCCGAGGATGATCACCGGAATCCCCACGTTTACAGAATTACTCGAAAACCCGTCCCTCGCTAGCCTCTATACATCGATTAGACGCTCAGCGACTGCCACGGCCCCCGAACTCGTCGAAGCAACAACTGTCTCGAAGAAGACGGTGTACGACTATCTCCATAAGCTGGAGCAGGCGGGTCTGATCAGCAAGGCCGGTGACGACGCCGGGACCGCCGTATACACCGCTGAAGAGTTTGAGCTGATATTGACGGTCCGCGAGACAGAAGTCTCGATTACTCCCGAACTCATTGAGGTGATCGCACAGAAGAACGAGTACCCCCCGATCAAACGGGTTCTCGAAGAGCACGGCATCGTCACGTTCGCACTCGCATACGATCTCGTAAAAGCACACAGCGAGGGGGACGTCACAATCCGGCAGATCGCGAGCCTCACAGACCTTTCGCCTGGTACTGCGTATGATCTCGTCGAAGCGCTCTATTCGATTCTCGATCTCGGTGACGACGAGTCACCCCCGACGACGTACACACCGGATGATTTCGATGAGGACGAAGGCAATCTCCTCGAGGAATTCGCCGACAAGCAGACCGAATGA